In a single window of the Streptomyces sp. NBC_00353 genome:
- the pulA gene encoding pullulanase-type alpha-1,6-glucosidase, whose protein sequence is MSRTTLRRGAVAALCAALIPVVPAAATSAAPRPPGPPSDAALAAESARHDLTREQFYFVMPDRFANGDTSNDRGGLTGSRLETGYDPTDKGFYQGGDLKGLTDRLDYIKGLGTTAIWLAPIFKNRPVQGTGKDASAGYHGYWITDFTQVDPHFGTNADLSKLIDRAHGKGMKVFFDVITNHTADTVDYTEKKYGYRPKGAYPYLDRDGRPFDDSKGLAKVDADSFPYTPMNTGEKVPAWLNDPTMYHNRGDSTYAGESTTYGDFSGLDDLWTERPEVVSGMEKIYEKWVRDFDIDGFRIDTVKHVDLDFWTQWATALDTYAARHGRDDFFMFGEVYSADTALTSPYVTQGRLDATLDFPFQEAARQYASQGAPASKLAAVFGDDYRYTTDKANAYEQVTFLGNHDMGRIGAFLKQDNPKADDAELVDRARLANEVMFLSRGNPVVYYGDEQGFTGAGGDKDARQTMFASKTADYLDDDQLGTDRTHASDAYDTGHPLYRNIAALSELTRKNPALRDGVQTERYAEGSVLAFSRTDPERSNEYVVATNNGTAARTVELPTASAAMNFRTLYGGSGTVRSDADKKITVTVPALSSIVLRAEKPLGAPAAKPSITLTAPAAGATGTVEISADVDGGSLNRVAFAAQTGNGTWVTLGSADHAPYKVTQHLDSKVAAGTPLRYKAVVVDRAGRTASALASTTAGQAPADGKPVAVERDYAVVHYKRADGDYDGWQIESGDRSAEFTGRDAYGAFAWIKLDEGVSSVPYTVEKDGTADGPQRTVDLARTGQVWIEQGKDGQADEAPEGAYPAQDPTKAVLHYHRADGDYDGWGLHTWTGAKEPTDWSKPLQPVKKDAYGVTFEVPLTDGAASLSYILHKGDEKDLPSDQSLDIATYDHEVWMIAGQPGYLLPQTGGVPTPDLTKAEAQWIDSDTVVWKVKAGDATSQQLVYAKDGGISVVDGALSDEGRWLRLTPSALTDVQKAKYPHLKDYPAFTVDPRDRDRVREALRGQLIATQRAANGALLAATGVQSAGVLDDLYGKNASTAALGPVFGHGRPTLSVWAPTAQTVALELDGKNIPMRRDDRTGVWSVTGTAQWTGKPYRYVVKVWAPTVQKIVTNKVTDPYSTALTTDSARSLVVDLDAPGLAPKGWTGLKKPAAVPLRDAQIQELQIRDFSIADPTSRHPGEYLAFTDTRSDGMKHLKELADSGTSYVHLLPAFDIGTIPEKRSAQQKPACDLSVYAPDSEEQQACVAKAAANDGFNWGYDPLHYTVPEGSYASDPNGTRRTVEFRQMVQGLNGAGLRTVMDVVYNHTVASGQDDKSVLDRIVPGYYQRLLDDGTVATSTCCANTAPENTMMGKLVVDSIVTWAKEYKVDGFRFDLMGHHPKANILAVRKALDALTVAKDGVDGKKIILYGEGWNFGEIADDARFVQATQKNMAGTGVATFSDRARDAVRGGGPFDEDPGVQGFASGLYTDPNTSTANGTRAEQKARLLHYQDLIKVGLTGNLADYTFTDSSGRTVKGSGVDYNGAPAGYAAVPGDALAYADAHDNESLYDALAFKLPAATSAADRARMQVLAMATATLSQGPSLSQAGSDLLRSKSLDRNSYDSGDWFNALHWDCRDGNGFGRGLPPAADNKSKWSYAKPLLTAAALSPGCAQINGASAAYQDLLTIRTTEKEFDLSTTEQVQSALSFPLSGKDETPGVITMRLGKLVIVLNATPGTEHQQIAELAGKDYALHPVQATGADSTVKKASYERSSGSFTVPGRTVAVFSLR, encoded by the coding sequence GTGTCCCGTACCACCCTCAGACGGGGAGCCGTCGCCGCTCTGTGCGCGGCGCTCATACCTGTCGTCCCGGCGGCAGCCACCTCCGCTGCGCCGAGGCCCCCGGGCCCGCCGTCGGACGCGGCGCTCGCCGCCGAGTCCGCCCGGCACGATCTGACCCGCGAGCAGTTCTACTTCGTCATGCCCGACCGGTTCGCGAACGGAGACACCTCCAACGACCGAGGCGGGCTCACCGGTTCACGGCTGGAGACCGGCTACGACCCCACGGACAAGGGGTTCTACCAGGGCGGCGATCTCAAGGGCCTGACGGACCGGCTCGACTACATCAAGGGCCTCGGCACCACTGCCATCTGGCTCGCCCCGATCTTCAAGAACCGCCCCGTGCAGGGCACCGGCAAGGACGCATCGGCCGGGTACCACGGCTACTGGATCACCGACTTCACCCAGGTCGACCCGCACTTCGGCACCAACGCCGACCTGTCGAAACTGATCGACAGGGCCCACGGCAAGGGCATGAAGGTCTTCTTCGACGTCATCACCAACCACACCGCGGACACCGTCGACTACACCGAGAAGAAGTACGGGTACAGGCCTAAGGGCGCCTACCCGTACCTCGACCGGGACGGCCGCCCGTTCGACGACAGCAAGGGCCTGGCGAAGGTCGACGCGGACTCCTTCCCGTACACGCCGATGAACACCGGGGAGAAGGTCCCGGCCTGGCTCAACGACCCGACCATGTACCACAACCGAGGTGACTCCACCTACGCCGGCGAGTCCACCACGTACGGTGACTTCTCCGGCCTCGACGACCTGTGGACCGAGCGCCCCGAGGTCGTCTCCGGCATGGAGAAGATCTACGAGAAGTGGGTACGCGACTTCGATATCGACGGGTTCCGGATCGACACGGTCAAACACGTCGACCTGGACTTCTGGACCCAGTGGGCGACCGCCCTCGACACCTACGCAGCGCGGCACGGCCGCGACGACTTCTTCATGTTCGGCGAGGTCTACTCCGCCGACACCGCCCTCACCTCCCCGTACGTCACCCAGGGCCGGCTCGACGCGACGCTCGACTTCCCGTTCCAGGAGGCGGCCCGGCAGTACGCCTCGCAGGGCGCCCCGGCCTCGAAGCTCGCCGCCGTCTTCGGCGACGACTACCGGTACACCACCGACAAGGCCAACGCCTATGAGCAGGTGACCTTCCTCGGCAACCACGACATGGGCCGCATCGGCGCGTTCCTGAAGCAGGACAACCCGAAGGCCGACGACGCCGAGCTGGTCGACCGGGCCCGCCTCGCCAACGAGGTGATGTTCCTCAGCCGCGGCAACCCCGTCGTCTACTACGGCGACGAGCAGGGCTTCACCGGCGCGGGCGGCGACAAGGACGCGCGCCAGACGATGTTCGCCTCGAAGACCGCCGACTACCTCGACGACGACCAGCTGGGCACCGACCGTACGCACGCCTCCGACGCGTACGACACCGGCCACCCGTTGTACCGGAACATCGCCGCGCTCTCCGAGCTGACCAGGAAGAACCCGGCCCTGCGTGACGGCGTCCAGACCGAGCGGTACGCGGAAGGATCCGTCCTCGCCTTCTCGCGGACGGACCCCGAGCGGTCGAACGAGTACGTCGTGGCCACCAACAACGGCACCGCTGCCAGGACGGTCGAGCTGCCCACCGCGTCGGCCGCCATGAACTTCCGTACGCTGTACGGCGGTTCCGGTACGGTCCGCAGCGACGCCGACAAGAAGATCACCGTCACCGTGCCCGCCCTCTCCAGCATTGTGCTGCGCGCCGAGAAGCCCCTGGGCGCCCCGGCCGCCAAGCCCTCGATCACGCTGACGGCACCCGCCGCCGGAGCCACCGGCACCGTGGAGATCTCCGCGGATGTCGACGGCGGATCCCTCAACCGGGTCGCCTTCGCCGCCCAGACCGGCAACGGCACATGGGTCACCCTCGGCTCCGCCGACCACGCCCCGTACAAGGTCACGCAGCACCTGGACAGCAAGGTGGCGGCGGGAACACCGCTTCGCTACAAGGCTGTTGTCGTCGACCGCGCCGGACGCACCGCGAGCGCCCTCGCCTCGACGACCGCGGGACAGGCCCCGGCGGACGGAAAGCCCGTCGCCGTCGAGCGCGACTACGCCGTCGTCCACTACAAGCGCGCGGACGGCGACTACGACGGCTGGCAGATCGAGTCGGGCGACAGGTCCGCCGAGTTCACCGGACGCGACGCCTACGGCGCGTTCGCCTGGATCAAGCTCGACGAGGGTGTGTCCTCCGTCCCGTACACCGTCGAGAAGGACGGCACCGCCGACGGGCCGCAGCGCACCGTCGACCTCGCGAGGACCGGGCAGGTCTGGATCGAGCAGGGCAAGGACGGCCAGGCCGACGAGGCCCCCGAGGGCGCCTACCCCGCGCAGGACCCGACGAAGGCCGTCCTGCACTACCACCGGGCCGACGGCGACTACGACGGCTGGGGACTGCACACCTGGACCGGCGCCAAGGAACCCACGGACTGGTCCAAGCCGCTCCAGCCGGTGAAGAAGGACGCCTACGGCGTCACCTTCGAGGTGCCGCTCACCGACGGCGCCGCCTCGCTCAGCTACATCCTTCACAAGGGCGACGAGAAGGACCTCCCCAGCGACCAGTCGCTCGACATCGCCACGTACGACCACGAGGTGTGGATGATCGCCGGACAGCCCGGCTATCTGCTGCCGCAGACCGGCGGTGTGCCCACCCCCGACCTCACCAAGGCCGAGGCACAGTGGATCGACTCCGACACCGTCGTGTGGAAGGTGAAGGCCGGCGACGCCACCAGCCAGCAACTCGTCTACGCGAAGGACGGCGGGATCTCCGTCGTCGACGGGGCGCTCTCCGACGAGGGCCGGTGGCTGCGGCTCACCCCGTCCGCGCTGACCGACGTCCAGAAGGCGAAGTACCCGCACCTCAAGGACTACCCGGCGTTCACCGTCGACCCGCGTGACCGGGACAGGGTCCGCGAGGCGCTGCGCGGCCAGCTGATCGCCACCCAGCGTGCCGCCAACGGCGCTCTGCTCGCCGCCACCGGCGTACAGAGCGCAGGCGTGCTCGACGACCTGTACGGGAAGAACGCGAGCACCGCGGCGCTCGGCCCGGTCTTCGGCCACGGCCGTCCCACCCTCTCCGTCTGGGCTCCCACCGCGCAGACCGTCGCCCTGGAGCTCGACGGGAAGAACATCCCGATGCGGCGCGACGACCGCACCGGAGTCTGGTCCGTCACCGGCACCGCGCAGTGGACCGGCAAGCCGTACCGCTACGTGGTGAAGGTGTGGGCGCCCACCGTCCAGAAGATCGTCACCAACAAGGTCACCGACCCGTACTCCACCGCCCTGACCACCGACTCGGCCCGCAGCCTCGTCGTCGACCTCGACGCCCCGGGTCTCGCGCCGAAGGGCTGGACCGGCCTGAAGAAGCCCGCCGCCGTCCCGCTGCGGGACGCCCAGATCCAGGAGCTGCAGATCCGCGACTTCTCGATCGCGGACCCCACGTCCAGGCACCCGGGCGAGTATCTCGCCTTCACCGACACCCGCTCGGACGGGATGAAGCACCTCAAGGAGCTCGCCGACTCCGGCACGAGCTACGTCCATCTGCTGCCCGCCTTCGACATCGGCACCATCCCCGAGAAGAGGTCGGCCCAGCAGAAGCCGGCCTGCGACCTGTCCGTGTACGCCCCCGACTCCGAGGAGCAGCAGGCGTGCGTGGCGAAGGCCGCCGCGAACGACGGGTTCAACTGGGGCTACGACCCGCTGCACTACACGGTCCCCGAGGGCTCGTACGCCTCCGACCCCAACGGCACCCGGCGCACCGTGGAGTTCCGGCAGATGGTGCAGGGACTGAACGGCGCCGGGCTGCGGACCGTCATGGACGTCGTCTACAACCACACCGTCGCCTCCGGCCAGGACGACAAGTCCGTCCTCGACCGGATCGTGCCCGGCTACTACCAGCGGCTCCTGGACGACGGCACCGTCGCCACCTCCACCTGCTGCGCCAACACCGCGCCCGAGAACACCATGATGGGCAAGCTCGTCGTGGACTCGATCGTCACCTGGGCCAAGGAGTACAAGGTCGACGGCTTCCGCTTCGACCTGATGGGCCACCACCCGAAGGCGAACATCCTCGCCGTCCGCAAGGCGCTCGACGCGCTGACCGTGGCCAAGGACGGCGTCGACGGGAAGAAGATCATCCTGTACGGGGAGGGCTGGAACTTCGGTGAGATCGCCGACGACGCCCGTTTCGTCCAGGCCACCCAGAAGAACATGGCCGGCACCGGCGTCGCCACCTTCTCCGACCGGGCTCGCGACGCCGTCCGCGGCGGCGGCCCGTTCGATGAGGACCCCGGCGTCCAGGGCTTCGCCAGCGGCCTCTACACCGACCCCAACACCTCGACCGCCAACGGCACCCGCGCCGAGCAGAAGGCCCGGCTGCTCCACTACCAGGACCTGATCAAGGTGGGCCTGACCGGCAACCTCGCCGACTACACCTTCACCGACTCCTCGGGTCGTACGGTCAAGGGTTCGGGTGTCGACTACAACGGGGCCCCCGCCGGATACGCCGCGGTCCCCGGCGACGCCCTCGCTTACGCCGACGCCCACGACAACGAGTCGCTGTACGACGCGCTCGCCTTCAAACTCCCGGCAGCCACCTCGGCGGCCGACCGGGCCAGGATGCAGGTCCTGGCGATGGCGACCGCCACCCTCTCGCAGGGCCCGTCGCTCTCCCAGGCGGGTTCGGACCTGCTGCGCTCCAAGTCCCTGGACCGCAACTCGTACGACAGCGGTGACTGGTTCAACGCACTGCACTGGGACTGCCGGGACGGCAACGGCTTCGGCCGCGGACTTCCCCCGGCAGCCGACAACAAGTCCAAGTGGTCGTATGCCAAGCCGCTGCTGACCGCCGCAGCGCTCAGCCCCGGCTGCGCGCAGATCAACGGTGCGTCCGCCGCGTACCAGGACCTGCTCACCATCCGCACGACGGAGAAGGAGTTCGACCTCTCCACCACGGAGCAGGTGCAGTCCGCCCTGTCGTTCCCGCTCTCCGGGAAGGACGAGACGCCCGGCGTGATCACGATGCGGCTCGGAAAACTGGTGATCGTCCTCAACGCGACCCCCGGCACCGAGCACCAGCAGATCGCGGAGCTGGCCGGGAAGGACTACGCCCTGCACCCCGTCCAGGCCACGGGGGCGGATTCTACTGTCAAGAAGGCTTCGTACGAGAGGAGTTCGGGAAGCTTCACCGTCCCGGGACGCACGGTGGCCGTGTTCTCCCTGAGGTGA
- a CDS encoding LacI family DNA-binding transcriptional regulator → MVDGVTVPLPRTGGALRLSDIAGQASVSEATVSRVLNGKPGVADTTRQRVLAALDILGYERPVRLRQRSAGLIGLVTPELTNPIFPAFAQSVEQVLAGHGYTPVLCTQLPGGATEDELVEQLVERGVGGIVFLSGLHADLSADPSRYAALTDRGVPFVLINGYNERISAPFVSPDDSAAVRMAVGHLAELGHRKVGLAIGPQRYVPSRRKRDGFVDAAVKLLGLPRAEAELLVCSTLFSVEGGQVAAGALLDQGCTGIVCGSDLMALGVVRAARDRGLDVPRDVSVVGFDDSQLIAFTDPPLTTVRQPVQAMAAAAVGALLEEIGGSPVQRTEYVFQPELVVRGSTAAVRAA, encoded by the coding sequence GTGGTGGACGGTGTGACCGTCCCTCTGCCCAGGACCGGCGGTGCGCTGAGACTCTCGGACATCGCCGGTCAGGCCTCGGTCAGCGAGGCGACCGTCAGCCGGGTCCTCAACGGCAAGCCGGGCGTCGCCGACACCACGCGTCAGCGGGTGCTCGCGGCGCTCGACATCCTGGGCTACGAGCGCCCGGTACGGCTGCGGCAGCGCAGTGCCGGGCTGATCGGACTGGTGACCCCCGAGCTCACCAACCCGATCTTCCCGGCGTTCGCGCAGTCCGTCGAGCAGGTCCTGGCCGGACACGGCTACACCCCGGTGCTCTGCACCCAACTGCCCGGCGGCGCCACCGAGGACGAGCTCGTCGAGCAGCTCGTCGAACGCGGCGTCGGCGGCATCGTCTTCCTCTCCGGGCTGCACGCCGATCTGTCGGCCGACCCGTCCCGGTACGCCGCGCTCACCGACCGCGGCGTGCCGTTCGTCCTGATCAACGGCTACAACGAGCGGATCAGCGCCCCCTTCGTCTCGCCCGACGACTCCGCCGCCGTGCGGATGGCCGTCGGACATCTCGCCGAACTCGGCCACCGCAAGGTCGGCCTGGCCATCGGGCCGCAGCGCTATGTGCCGTCCCGCCGCAAACGGGACGGCTTCGTCGACGCCGCCGTCAAGCTGTTGGGCCTGCCCCGCGCCGAGGCGGAACTCCTCGTCTGCTCCACGTTGTTCAGCGTCGAGGGCGGCCAGGTGGCGGCCGGGGCGCTGCTCGATCAGGGGTGCACGGGCATCGTCTGCGGCAGCGACCTGATGGCCCTGGGCGTGGTTCGTGCCGCGCGGGACCGCGGGCTCGACGTGCCGCGCGACGTGTCGGTGGTCGGCTTCGACGACTCGCAGCTCATCGCGTTCACCGATCCGCCGCTGACGACGGTGCGGCAGCCCGTGCAGGCGATGGCGGCGGCCGCGGTCGGCGCGCTGCTGGAGGAGATCGGCGGCAGTCCCGTGCAGCGCACGGAGTACGTGTTCCAGCCGGAGTTGGTGGTACGGGGGTCCACCGCCGCGGTTCGTGCCGCGTGA
- a CDS encoding carbohydrate-binding module family 20 domain-containing protein, whose protein sequence is MARRPLSAALALIAGAAALIPTATPAQASAPGNKDVTAVMFEWKFDSVAKACTDSLGPAGYGYVQVSPPQEHIQGSQWWTSYQPVSYKIAGRLGDRTAFAAMVSTCHSAGVKVVADSVINHMAAGSGTGTGGSSYTKYNYPGLYSSFDMDDCTAQISNYQDRANVQNCELVGLADLDTGEDYVRGKIAGYLNDLRSLGVDGFRIDAAKHMPASDLANIKSRLTDPGVYWKQEAIYGSGEAVSPDEYTGTGDVQEFRYARGLKQVFNNENLAELKNFGEGWGFMPSSKAGVFVDNHDTERGGDTLNYKDGANYTLANVFMLAWPYGSPDVHSGYEWSDKDAGPPNGGTVNACYSDGWKCQHAWPQISSMVGFRNTARGEAVTDWWDNGGDQIAFGRGSKAYVAINHEGSSLTRTFQTSLPAGNYCDVQSGNGVTVNGSGQFTATLGANTAVALQVNARTCTGSGTTDPGAGASGASFGVNATTQLGQNIYVTGNQSALGNWNTDSALKLDPATYPVWKLDVSMPAGTSFEYKYVRKDASGAVTWESGANRSATVPSSGKVSLTSDVWRS, encoded by the coding sequence ATGGCACGCAGACCGCTGTCTGCAGCGCTCGCTCTGATAGCCGGCGCCGCCGCCCTCATCCCCACCGCCACTCCCGCCCAGGCGTCCGCACCCGGCAACAAGGACGTCACCGCCGTGATGTTCGAGTGGAAATTCGACTCCGTGGCCAAGGCCTGCACGGACTCCCTCGGTCCGGCCGGCTACGGCTACGTCCAGGTCTCGCCGCCCCAGGAGCACATCCAGGGGAGCCAGTGGTGGACCTCGTACCAGCCGGTCAGCTACAAGATCGCCGGACGGCTCGGCGACCGCACCGCTTTCGCCGCCATGGTCAGCACCTGCCACAGCGCGGGCGTCAAGGTCGTCGCCGACTCCGTCATCAACCACATGGCGGCCGGCTCGGGCACCGGCACCGGCGGCTCCTCGTACACGAAGTACAACTACCCCGGCCTGTACTCCTCGTTCGACATGGACGACTGCACCGCACAGATCAGCAACTACCAGGACCGGGCCAACGTCCAGAACTGCGAACTCGTCGGGCTCGCCGACCTCGACACCGGTGAGGACTACGTCCGCGGCAAGATTGCCGGATACCTGAACGACCTGCGCTCGCTCGGCGTCGACGGCTTCCGCATCGACGCCGCCAAACACATGCCCGCGAGCGACCTCGCCAACATCAAGTCGCGGCTGACCGACCCCGGCGTCTACTGGAAGCAGGAGGCGATCTACGGGTCGGGCGAAGCCGTCTCGCCCGACGAGTACACCGGCACCGGGGACGTCCAGGAGTTCCGTTACGCCCGCGGCCTCAAGCAGGTCTTCAACAACGAGAACCTCGCCGAGCTGAAGAACTTCGGCGAGGGCTGGGGCTTCATGCCGTCCTCGAAGGCCGGGGTCTTCGTCGACAACCACGACACCGAGCGCGGCGGCGACACCCTGAACTACAAGGACGGCGCCAACTACACCCTCGCCAACGTCTTCATGCTGGCCTGGCCGTACGGCTCGCCCGACGTCCACTCCGGCTACGAGTGGTCCGACAAGGACGCGGGACCGCCCAACGGCGGCACGGTGAACGCCTGTTACAGCGACGGCTGGAAGTGTCAGCACGCCTGGCCGCAGATCTCCTCCATGGTCGGCTTCCGCAACACCGCGCGAGGCGAGGCCGTCACCGACTGGTGGGACAACGGCGGGGACCAGATCGCGTTCGGCCGCGGGTCGAAGGCGTACGTCGCCATCAACCACGAGGGCTCGTCGCTGACCCGTACGTTCCAGACGTCGCTGCCCGCCGGCAACTACTGCGACGTCCAGTCCGGCAACGGGGTGACCGTCAACGGCTCCGGACAGTTCACCGCGACGCTCGGCGCCAACACCGCTGTCGCACTGCAGGTGAACGCGCGTACCTGCACCGGCAGTGGCACCACCGACCCGGGTGCGGGCGCCTCCGGCGCCTCCTTCGGTGTCAACGCGACCACCCAGCTCGGCCAGAACATCTACGTCACCGGGAACCAGTCCGCGCTCGGCAACTGGAACACGGACAGCGCGCTCAAGCTCGACCCGGCGACGTACCCGGTCTGGAAGCTGGACGTGAGCATGCCCGCCGGCACGTCGTTCGAGTACAAGTACGTCCGCAAGGACGCGAGCGGCGCCGTCACGTGGGAGAGCGGCGCCAACCGCTCGGCGACGGTGCCGTCGTCGGGCAAGGTGTCGCTGACGAGCGACGTCTGGCGAAGCTGA
- a CDS encoding glycoside hydrolase family 13 protein, translating into MTQHLAAPSTGTSDAAPGHRTGWWQDAVIYQVYPRSFADGNGDGMGDLAGVRDRLPYLKDLGVDAVWLSPFYASPQADAGYDVSDYRAIDPMFGTLLDADALIRDAHDLGLRIIVDLVPNHSSDQHEWFKRALAEGPGSALRERYHFRPGKGADGELPPNDWESIFGGPAWTRTTDPDGTPGDWYLHLFAPEQPDFNWEHPAVADEFRSILRFWLDMGVDGFRVDVAHGLVKAEGLPDLGTHDQLKLLGNDVMPFFDQDGVHEIYRSWRTILDEYPGDRIAVAEAWTPTVERTANYVRHDEMHQAFNFQYLSTDWDAAELRKVIDVSLDAMRPVGAPTTWVLSNHDVTRHATRFANPPGLGTQIRTAGDREMGLRRARAASLLMLALPGSAYVYQGEELGLPDVTDLPDEARQDPSFFRADGQDGFRDGCRVPIPWTREGSSYGFGSGGSWLPQPDSWGELSIEAQTGRAGSTLELYRAALAARRVHPGLGAGTAVEWLDAPEGLLAFARPGFVCTVNTTGRPVRIPVRGQVLLSSSPVVTDGAEIELPADTTVWWTV; encoded by the coding sequence ATGACCCAGCACCTCGCTGCCCCCTCCACCGGCACGTCCGACGCTGCTCCGGGCCACCGCACCGGCTGGTGGCAGGACGCGGTGATCTACCAGGTCTATCCGCGGAGCTTCGCCGACGGCAACGGCGACGGCATGGGCGATCTCGCAGGCGTACGGGACAGACTTCCGTACCTCAAGGACCTCGGCGTCGACGCGGTCTGGCTCAGCCCGTTCTACGCGTCGCCGCAGGCCGACGCGGGCTACGACGTCTCCGACTACCGCGCCATCGACCCGATGTTCGGCACGCTGCTGGACGCCGACGCGCTGATCCGGGACGCCCACGACCTCGGCCTGCGGATCATTGTCGACCTGGTGCCCAACCACTCCTCCGACCAGCACGAGTGGTTCAAGCGCGCCCTCGCCGAGGGCCCCGGCTCCGCACTGCGCGAGCGCTACCACTTCCGCCCGGGCAAGGGCGCGGACGGCGAACTGCCGCCCAACGACTGGGAGTCCATCTTCGGCGGCCCCGCCTGGACCCGGACCACCGACCCGGACGGCACTCCCGGCGACTGGTACCTCCACCTGTTCGCGCCCGAGCAGCCCGACTTCAACTGGGAACACCCGGCCGTCGCCGACGAGTTCCGCTCGATCCTGCGGTTCTGGCTCGACATGGGCGTCGACGGTTTCCGCGTCGATGTCGCCCACGGCCTGGTCAAGGCCGAGGGCCTGCCCGACCTCGGCACCCACGACCAGCTCAAGCTGCTCGGAAACGATGTCATGCCGTTCTTCGACCAGGACGGCGTGCACGAGATCTACCGCTCCTGGCGCACCATCCTCGACGAGTACCCCGGCGACCGCATCGCCGTCGCCGAGGCCTGGACCCCGACCGTCGAGCGCACCGCCAACTATGTGCGCCACGACGAGATGCACCAGGCGTTCAACTTCCAGTACCTGTCCACCGACTGGGACGCAGCCGAGCTGCGCAAGGTCATCGACGTCTCGCTCGACGCGATGCGCCCGGTCGGCGCCCCCACCACCTGGGTGCTCTCCAACCACGACGTCACCCGGCACGCCACCCGGTTCGCCAACCCGCCCGGCCTCGGCACCCAGATCCGTACCGCGGGCGACCGCGAGATGGGCCTGCGCCGGGCCCGCGCCGCCAGCCTGCTGATGCTGGCGCTGCCCGGCTCCGCGTACGTCTACCAGGGCGAGGAACTCGGCCTGCCCGACGTCACCGACCTGCCCGACGAGGCCCGCCAGGACCCGTCGTTCTTCCGCGCCGACGGCCAGGACGGCTTCCGCGACGGCTGCCGGGTGCCGATCCCGTGGACCCGCGAAGGCAGCTCCTACGGCTTCGGCAGCGGCGGCAGCTGGCTGCCCCAGCCGGACAGCTGGGGTGAGCTGAGCATCGAGGCCCAGACCGGCAGGGCGGGCTCGACACTGGAGCTGTACCGGGCCGCGCTCGCCGCCCGCCGGGTGCACCCGGGGCTCGGCGCCGGGACCGCAGTGGAGTGGCTGGACGCCCCCGAAGGGCTGCTGGCCTTCGCCCGCCCCGGCTTCGTCTGCACCGTCAACACGACCGGCCGGCCGGTCCGCATCCCGGTCCGCGGCCAGGTGCTGCTGTCCAGCAGCCCCGTCGTCACCGACGGTGCCGAGATCGAGCTGCCCGCGGACACCACGGTGTGGTGGACGGTGTGA
- a CDS encoding sugar ABC transporter permease, whose protein sequence is MTTAPATTVRRAAPAARHSARKVRPRGERSPLASVGLHLTLIVASVIAVFPVLWVLLTSLKPAAYATTTDFFKDTTFENYTGLIKDTEFLTWFGNSLVIAGLTTVLGVFVSATTGYAVSRFRFPGKRGLMWTLLITQMFPVAVLIVPIYNIMSSLGLLNQPAGLVITYLTIAVPFCAWMMKGFFDTIPREIDESGQVDGLTPFGTFWRLILPLAKPGLAVTAFYSFITAWGEVAYASAFMVGDENLTLAGGLQKFVNQYGAQWGPMTAASVLIAIPAALVFLFAQRHLVTGMSAGAVKG, encoded by the coding sequence GTGACCACCGCCCCCGCAACCACCGTCCGCCGCGCCGCCCCGGCCGCGCGCCACTCGGCCCGCAAGGTCCGGCCGCGCGGCGAGCGCTCGCCGCTCGCCTCCGTCGGACTGCACCTCACGCTGATCGTGGCGTCCGTGATCGCCGTGTTCCCCGTGCTGTGGGTCCTGCTGACCTCGCTGAAGCCCGCCGCGTACGCGACGACGACGGACTTCTTCAAGGACACGACCTTCGAGAACTACACCGGCCTGATCAAGGACACCGAGTTCCTGACCTGGTTCGGCAACTCGCTGGTCATCGCCGGGCTCACCACCGTCCTCGGTGTCTTCGTCTCCGCCACCACCGGCTACGCCGTCAGCCGTTTCCGGTTCCCCGGCAAGCGCGGGCTGATGTGGACGCTGCTGATCACCCAGATGTTCCCGGTCGCCGTCCTCATCGTGCCGATCTACAACATCATGTCGAGCCTGGGCCTGCTCAATCAGCCTGCCGGCCTCGTCATCACGTACCTCACCATCGCGGTGCCGTTCTGCGCCTGGATGATGAAGGGCTTCTTCGACACCATCCCGCGCGAGATCGACGAGTCGGGGCAGGTCGACGGCCTCACCCCGTTCGGCACGTTCTGGCGGCTGATCCTGCCGCTCGCCAAGCCCGGCCTCGCGGTCACCGCGTTCTACTCCTTCATCACCGCCTGGGGCGAAGTTGCGTACGCCTCGGCCTTCATGGTCGGCGACGAGAACCTCACGCTCGCCGGCGGGCTGCAGAAGTTCGTCAACCAGTACGGAGCCCAGTGGGGGCCGATGACCGCCGCGTCCGTGCTCATCGCGATACCCGCGGCCCTGGTCTTCCTCTTCGCCCAGCGCCACCTGGTGACCGGCATGTCCGCCGGGGCCGTCAAGGGCTGA